One genomic region from Erythrobacter mangrovi encodes:
- a CDS encoding YeeE/YedE family protein: MTIAAFPNAMPIHGLVGGLLIGAAAAIFLLGSGRIAGVSGLFARATGIAPGRRDGAAALFILALIAGAALVNAISGPIEQTFMDNWPVLALGGAIVGFGTRMGSGCTSGHGVCGMSRLSPRSIAATLTFMVFGMLTVLVMRLIGLGG; encoded by the coding sequence ATGACGATCGCAGCCTTTCCCAACGCGATGCCCATCCATGGGCTGGTCGGAGGCCTCCTGATTGGCGCTGCTGCGGCAATTTTCCTGCTCGGAAGCGGGCGTATTGCAGGGGTCAGCGGACTGTTCGCCCGTGCCACCGGGATTGCTCCCGGCCGGCGCGATGGCGCTGCTGCCTTGTTCATCCTTGCGCTGATCGCGGGGGCGGCGTTGGTCAATGCCATCAGCGGCCCGATCGAGCAGACCTTCATGGATAATTGGCCCGTTCTGGCGCTTGGCGGCGCCATCGTCGGATTTGGCACGCGGATGGGCAGCGGATGCACCAGCGGCCACGGCGTCTGCGGCATGTCGCGCCTCTCTCCGCGGTCGATCGCCGCCACGCTCACCTTCATGGTGTTCGGAATGCTGACCGTCCTGGTCATGCGTCTCATCGGGCTGGGAGGATAG
- a CDS encoding DUF6691 family protein, with product MRKFVAILSGLLFGAGLSIGGMTDPARVRAFLDIFGQWDPTLAFVMGGALLVMAPVWLIQRRMEKSFDGTTFDLPATGTIDGKLLVGSALFGVGWGITGLCPGPAVASLATAFIPAIVFVAAMVAGMLLHRVAIRP from the coding sequence ATGCGCAAGTTCGTCGCCATCCTTAGCGGCCTGCTGTTCGGCGCGGGTCTTTCCATCGGCGGGATGACCGACCCTGCAAGGGTTCGGGCCTTCCTCGACATCTTCGGTCAATGGGATCCGACCCTGGCTTTCGTCATGGGCGGTGCCCTGCTGGTCATGGCCCCCGTGTGGCTGATCCAGCGACGCATGGAAAAGAGCTTCGACGGGACCACATTCGACCTGCCGGCAACCGGCACGATCGACGGCAAGTTACTGGTCGGTTCGGCGCTGTTCGGCGTCGGCTGGGGCATTACCGGCCTTTGTCCGGGACCGGCGGTCGCCTCGCTTGCGACCGCATTCATTCCCGCAATCGTGTTCGTCGCGGCGATGGTTGCCGGGATGCTCCTTCATCGGGTCGCCATCAGGCCCTGA
- a CDS encoding polysaccharide deacetylase family protein produces the protein MIETNFEVVPRIYRAGRYGLGPNSAQMLSETGIAIDSSVRARFDYSAGHGPDYSHHPVNPYWTDTERKLIELPLTTTYWGMLRKQGGLLAPLVRRHPGLGGALSRLGLFERIALTPEGVTAEEALRGIDIALDDGLPILVLSFHSPSLAPGYTPYVRSEEELDAFYDWLRQIYAYLDRRGVQSTTVAEIMEKALV, from the coding sequence TTGATAGAGACCAACTTCGAGGTCGTTCCGAGGATCTATCGCGCCGGGCGTTACGGTCTCGGGCCCAACAGCGCGCAAATGCTGTCCGAAACCGGCATCGCCATCGACAGTTCGGTTCGCGCCCGCTTCGACTACAGCGCGGGGCACGGCCCCGATTACAGCCACCATCCGGTCAATCCCTATTGGACCGATACGGAGCGCAAGCTGATTGAGCTGCCGTTGACCACGACCTATTGGGGCATGTTGCGCAAACAGGGTGGGCTGCTGGCCCCCCTTGTCAGGCGCCACCCAGGCCTTGGCGGTGCCCTGTCACGATTGGGCCTGTTCGAGCGAATCGCGCTTACCCCGGAGGGAGTCACGGCCGAGGAGGCCCTGCGCGGCATCGACATCGCCCTCGACGACGGCCTTCCCATATTGGTGCTGAGCTTCCACAGCCCGTCGCTCGCGCCTGGCTACACCCCCTATGTCCGCAGTGAGGAGGAACTCGACGCATTCTATGACTGGCTGCGCCAGATCTATGCCTATCTCGACCGCCGCGGGGTGCAATCGACGACCGTTGCGGAAATCATGGAGAAAGCTCTCGTATAG
- a CDS encoding DUF6680 family protein: MSQAPDYYDWLVLAAIFCGPLVGIWVTRLIDASKEQKNRRWELFVTLRRTRGLELSPDHVAAVNMVPVLFSHDKEAMEEWGKLMDSLNDPSWNSADDNVRLGLITRSGDARHNLIRRIGEVVGARLPIREEHRLGYAPVAWVNEMNEQAEVRQRFIEVLRGERSLHMVAGVFDLANEVERKEVLAEDNGYGALPTLKVEKDAAPLTKKAGPRKKKSDPTGG; the protein is encoded by the coding sequence ATGAGCCAAGCTCCCGACTATTACGACTGGCTGGTGCTTGCAGCGATCTTCTGTGGTCCACTGGTTGGCATCTGGGTCACGCGCCTCATTGACGCCTCGAAGGAACAGAAGAACCGCCGCTGGGAACTGTTCGTGACGCTGCGCAGGACACGCGGCCTAGAGCTTTCTCCCGACCACGTCGCTGCGGTCAACATGGTTCCAGTCCTATTCTCACACGACAAGGAGGCCATGGAGGAATGGGGGAAGCTGATGGATTCTCTCAACGATCCCAGTTGGAACTCGGCGGACGATAACGTTCGGCTTGGTCTCATTACTCGATCAGGGGACGCCCGGCACAACCTCATCCGTCGGATTGGGGAGGTTGTCGGTGCGCGACTTCCGATTAGGGAGGAACACCGCTTGGGCTACGCGCCCGTCGCTTGGGTGAACGAGATGAACGAACAAGCGGAAGTCCGACAGCGGTTCATTGAAGTCCTGAGAGGAGAAAGGTCACTTCACATGGTCGCAGGGGTCTTCGACCTCGCGAATGAAGTGGAGCGAAAGGAAGTTCTTGCGGAGGACAACGGGTACGGGGCACTCCCCACGCTGAAGGTCGAGAAGGATGCCGCGCCGCTCACCAAAAAAGCAGGGCCTCGCAAGAAGAAGAGCGATCCGACCGGAGGCTGA
- a CDS encoding NAD(P)/FAD-dependent oxidoreductase — MAGTDFDIVVIGAGSAGLATVASIRKRRRDLSIAVIDPATDHYYQPGWTMVGGGIFEAQQTVRPMEELIPTEVTWLRQPVASFEPESNAVVLADGSRVTYRQLVVATGLTLNWGAIDGLPEALGRNGVTSNYRFDLAPYTWRMVQGLKEGAALFTQPPMPIKCAGAPQKAMYLSCSYWERAGLLNRIDVQFHNAGGVLFGVADYVPALMGYVERYGIELDLNETLIAVDGLAKQATFRTQVGEKTVDFDMIHVVPPQVAPAVVAESPLAGEGGWVDVDQETLRHKRYENIFALGDCTTTPNAKTAAAARKQAPIVAANLLANIESMPLPFAYDGYGSCPLTVERGKIVLAEFGYGGKLLPTFPTWLIDGTKPSRAAWWLKSEALPQVYWHAMLKGHEWLAEPALRKD; from the coding sequence ATGGCCGGTACCGATTTTGACATTGTCGTAATAGGCGCGGGCTCGGCCGGCCTTGCTACCGTTGCCTCTATCCGCAAGCGTCGCCGTGACCTTTCGATTGCGGTGATCGATCCGGCCACCGACCATTATTACCAGCCGGGCTGGACTATGGTCGGCGGCGGAATCTTCGAGGCCCAGCAGACCGTGCGGCCAATGGAAGAGCTTATCCCGACCGAGGTTACCTGGCTGCGGCAGCCAGTCGCGAGTTTCGAGCCCGAAAGTAATGCCGTCGTTCTGGCTGACGGGAGCCGTGTCACCTATCGCCAACTGGTAGTCGCCACGGGCCTGACGCTCAATTGGGGAGCAATCGACGGCCTGCCGGAAGCGCTCGGGCGGAATGGCGTCACCTCCAACTACCGCTTCGACCTCGCGCCCTATACCTGGAGAATGGTACAGGGACTGAAGGAGGGCGCGGCGCTGTTCACCCAGCCGCCAATGCCGATCAAGTGTGCAGGTGCGCCGCAAAAGGCGATGTACCTGTCATGCAGCTATTGGGAGCGGGCGGGTCTCCTCAACCGGATCGATGTGCAGTTCCATAATGCAGGCGGCGTGCTGTTCGGCGTAGCCGACTATGTGCCGGCGCTGATGGGTTACGTCGAACGCTACGGCATCGAACTGGATTTGAACGAGACGCTCATTGCGGTCGACGGGTTGGCAAAGCAGGCCACTTTCCGCACCCAGGTGGGCGAGAAGACGGTCGATTTCGACATGATCCATGTTGTCCCGCCGCAGGTCGCACCCGCGGTGGTGGCGGAGAGTCCGCTGGCGGGCGAGGGCGGCTGGGTCGACGTCGACCAGGAAACGCTGCGCCATAAGCGTTACGAGAACATCTTCGCGCTGGGCGATTGCACCACCACGCCGAATGCGAAGACCGCGGCAGCGGCCCGCAAGCAGGCGCCGATCGTGGCGGCCAATCTGCTGGCCAATATCGAAAGCATGCCGCTGCCCTTTGCTTATGACGGCTATGGCAGCTGCCCGCTGACCGTGGAGCGCGGCAAGATCGTGCTCGCCGAGTTCGGTTATGGCGGAAAGCTGCTGCCGACTTTCCCCACCTGGCTGATCGACGGAACCAAGCCGTCGCGCGCCGCATGGTGGCTGAAGTCTGAAGCGCTTCCGCAGGTCTATTGGCATGCCATGCTCAAGGGCCACGAATGGCTGGCCGAACCGGCCCTTAGGAAAGACTGA
- a CDS encoding DUF2474 domain-containing protein: MRLAPLDGGEDAETKPLWQRLGWMVAIWLVSVTALGAVAYLLRLWLA, encoded by the coding sequence ATGCGGTTGGCCCCCCTCGATGGCGGTGAAGACGCCGAAACCAAGCCCCTGTGGCAGCGACTTGGCTGGATGGTAGCTATCTGGCTGGTGAGCGTGACCGCACTGGGGGCAGTGGCCTATCTATTGAGGTTGTGGCTGGCCTAA
- a CDS encoding sensor histidine kinase: MHFDDRLATVLRLRAQGERAAKTQFRQLIDLLGERPQAGDPALKAAAYLRLIALAEAIPVKERAAIVGENGWRFRNPELVRWFGEAHPTIAAAALYRAHLTGAEWEELIPRLPIRARGFLRHRRDLPPEAVSVLDRLGVQDRALPLPDMVEMLVEESAIPDAPEPLILTPANDIEGHAAMTDEAVPAAEEHAKPTEEPPSRRRATTDGEGIRALVERIEAFKRNRGTTLPGEAPSLPMAGLEAVAPRKPVDAFIFSTDSEGRIDWAEGEIAPMVVGIELAVRAERNENGDGFAAAFINRRPVRGAHLALHGAEAIAGDWIVDAAPRFTRNEGRFFGFVGRFRRAVTPAEDQRHAGADRLRQLLHELRTPVNAMQGYAEVIQQQVFGPTPHEYRALAASIAGDSARILAGFDELDRLAKLETGALELEQGTSDFAAIAREQIKQLQSVLSPRVARFEADLGDWDALLPLAKNEAEMLAWRVLATLAGATGAGETIELDLRSEGNQVALRAQLPAMLASAEDVFSSEARSGGSTVSSGIFGAGFSLRLARAEARAAGGELRRDSGWLVLSLPLLTPVDALPSPVDEPGRAAG, translated from the coding sequence ATGCATTTTGACGACCGCCTTGCCACCGTATTGCGCCTTCGCGCGCAGGGCGAGCGTGCGGCCAAAACACAGTTCCGGCAGCTGATCGACCTGCTCGGTGAACGGCCCCAGGCGGGCGACCCGGCATTGAAGGCGGCCGCGTACTTGCGGCTGATCGCGCTGGCGGAAGCGATCCCGGTCAAGGAGCGCGCCGCAATCGTTGGCGAGAATGGTTGGCGGTTCCGCAATCCCGAGCTTGTTCGCTGGTTCGGTGAAGCCCACCCCACCATTGCCGCGGCGGCACTCTATCGTGCGCACCTGACCGGGGCCGAATGGGAAGAGCTCATTCCGCGCCTGCCGATCCGGGCCCGCGGATTCCTGCGGCACCGCCGGGACCTTCCCCCGGAAGCGGTCAGCGTGCTCGACAGGCTCGGCGTGCAGGATCGCGCCCTGCCACTGCCCGACATGGTCGAAATGCTGGTGGAGGAATCCGCCATTCCGGACGCGCCCGAGCCGCTGATCCTCACGCCCGCAAACGATATCGAAGGTCACGCGGCAATGACCGACGAGGCCGTGCCGGCCGCGGAAGAGCACGCGAAACCGACCGAAGAGCCGCCTTCCCGGCGGCGCGCCACAACCGATGGTGAAGGCATCCGTGCGCTGGTCGAACGCATCGAGGCCTTCAAGCGCAATCGCGGTACTACCCTGCCTGGCGAGGCGCCTTCGCTACCGATGGCGGGCCTCGAAGCGGTCGCACCGCGCAAACCGGTCGACGCCTTCATCTTCAGCACCGATTCCGAAGGCCGGATCGACTGGGCGGAAGGCGAAATCGCGCCGATGGTCGTGGGCATCGAGCTGGCAGTGCGCGCTGAGCGTAACGAGAATGGCGACGGCTTCGCCGCGGCCTTCATCAATCGCCGACCGGTTCGTGGCGCCCACCTCGCACTCCACGGGGCCGAGGCTATCGCTGGCGACTGGATCGTCGATGCCGCGCCCCGGTTCACCCGAAACGAGGGACGTTTCTTCGGCTTTGTCGGTCGCTTTCGGCGTGCGGTCACCCCGGCTGAGGACCAGCGCCACGCCGGCGCCGATCGGCTGCGTCAGTTGCTCCATGAACTGCGCACCCCGGTCAACGCCATGCAAGGCTATGCCGAAGTGATCCAGCAGCAGGTGTTCGGGCCGACACCGCACGAATACCGTGCACTGGCCGCATCGATCGCTGGAGATAGCGCGCGCATCCTCGCCGGTTTCGACGAGCTCGACAGGCTGGCCAAGCTTGAAACCGGGGCGCTCGAACTCGAGCAGGGCACGAGCGATTTCGCGGCGATCGCCCGCGAGCAGATCAAGCAATTGCAGTCCGTGCTCAGCCCGCGCGTGGCGCGCTTCGAGGCCGACCTGGGCGACTGGGACGCACTGCTGCCGCTGGCAAAGAACGAGGCGGAAATGCTCGCCTGGCGAGTGCTGGCAACGCTGGCCGGCGCAACCGGTGCTGGGGAAACAATCGAGCTCGATCTGCGCAGCGAGGGCAATCAGGTCGCGCTGCGTGCGCAACTGCCCGCAATGCTCGCGTCGGCCGAGGATGTGTTCTCGTCAGAAGCGCGGTCGGGCGGCAGCACGGTCAGTTCGGGAATATTCGGCGCAGGCTTTTCGCTCCGTTTGGCCCGGGCCGAAGCCCGTGCTGCTGGCGGCGAACTGCGGCGCGATAGCGGGTGGCTGGTGCTGTCGCTGCCACTCTTGACCCCCGTCGATGCGCTGCCTAGCCCTGTCGATGAACCGGGGCGGGCGGCTGGTTGA
- a CDS encoding MBL fold metallo-hydrolase — protein MTDNALNQASLQIEAARADATRRPTIAAFFDEATNTVSYVVSDPATNKAAIIDSVLDYEAASGRTDDRSAKLIIEYVKTNNLEVEWLLETHAHADHLSAAPYLQERLGGKLAIGKDIRIVQDVFGKLFNAGTDFQRDGSQFDHLFDDGDKFAIGTLDAIALHVPGHTPADMAFVIGDAAFVGDTIFMPDFGTARADFPGGDARRLYRSIRRLLTLPRETRLFLCHDYKAPGRDEYAWETTVGLQRDYNVHVRDGVSEDEFVVMRTARDRTLTMPDLIMPSVQVNIRGGRLPEPEDNGVSYIKIPINAV, from the coding sequence ATGACCGACAATGCGCTGAACCAGGCTTCGCTGCAGATTGAAGCGGCGCGGGCGGATGCCACGCGGCGGCCGACCATTGCTGCCTTCTTCGACGAGGCCACCAACACGGTAAGTTACGTCGTGAGCGATCCCGCCACCAACAAGGCGGCGATCATCGACTCGGTGCTCGACTATGAGGCTGCCTCGGGCCGGACCGACGACCGCTCGGCAAAGTTGATTATTGAATATGTGAAAACCAATAATCTGGAAGTCGAATGGTTGCTCGAAACGCACGCACATGCAGACCATCTTTCGGCGGCGCCGTACCTCCAGGAACGGCTCGGCGGTAAGCTCGCCATCGGCAAGGATATCCGCATCGTCCAGGATGTGTTCGGTAAGCTATTCAACGCGGGAACCGATTTCCAGCGCGACGGGTCGCAGTTCGATCATCTGTTCGATGATGGCGACAAGTTCGCCATCGGTACGCTCGATGCGATCGCGCTGCATGTCCCGGGCCACACCCCAGCCGACATGGCCTTTGTGATCGGTGATGCCGCCTTTGTCGGGGACACGATCTTCATGCCGGACTTCGGCACGGCCCGTGCGGACTTTCCGGGGGGTGATGCGCGTCGCCTCTACCGCTCGATCCGCCGCCTGCTCACCCTCCCGCGCGAGACCCGGTTGTTCCTGTGCCACGATTACAAGGCGCCGGGTCGCGACGAGTATGCCTGGGAGACTACGGTCGGACTGCAACGTGATTACAACGTCCACGTCCGCGACGGCGTGAGCGAGGACGAATTCGTCGTAATGCGCACCGCGCGCGACCGCACGCTGACCATGCCCGACCTCATCATGCCGTCGGTCCAGGTCAACATTCGCGGTGGGCGCCTGCCCGAACCGGAGGACAATGGCGTGAGCTACATCAAGATACCGATCAACGCCGTATGA
- a CDS encoding cytochrome ubiquinol oxidase subunit I: MFDQLDALLLARIQFAFTVSFHFIFPAFSIGLASYLAVLEGLWLKTGDDVYRDLFKYWLKIFAVAFAMGVVSGIVMSYQFGTNWSVFSDKAGPVIGPLMAYEVLTAFFLEAGFLGVMLFGMNRVGRGLHFTATLMVALGTFVSAFWILSVNSWMQTPTGYEIGANGQFLPGESWAEIIFNPSFPYRLVHTVIAAYLTTAFVVGGVGAWHLLKDSANRHARKMFSMAMWMAALVAPVQIFAGDMHGLNTLEHQPVKVMAMEGHYESHPDGAPLYLFGIPDDKEQRLDYAVGIPKLSSVILKHDPDAPLAGLDTVPDADQPPVFAVFWAFRIMVGIGFLMLGIGLWSLVARWRKRLYDWRLLHRAAILMGPAGFVAVIAGWITTEAGRQPFTVYGLLRTAESASPLAAPAVAMSLLAFVLVYFAVFGVGTWYILRLMSGAPHAGEKGVKRTEKGPVRTAGITPGPTQNPGKDPDTLPSSQQEARDGV; encoded by the coding sequence ATGTTCGACCAGCTCGACGCGCTGCTGCTCGCCCGCATCCAGTTCGCCTTCACGGTGAGCTTCCACTTCATTTTCCCGGCCTTTTCGATCGGTCTCGCGAGCTATCTCGCGGTCCTCGAAGGCTTGTGGTTGAAGACCGGAGACGACGTCTATCGGGACCTCTTCAAATACTGGCTCAAGATCTTTGCCGTAGCCTTCGCCATGGGCGTCGTGTCGGGCATCGTGATGAGTTACCAGTTCGGCACAAACTGGTCGGTCTTCTCCGACAAGGCCGGGCCGGTGATCGGACCGCTGATGGCCTATGAAGTGCTGACCGCCTTCTTCCTCGAAGCGGGATTTCTCGGCGTCATGCTGTTTGGGATGAACCGCGTGGGGCGCGGCTTGCACTTCACGGCCACGCTGATGGTGGCGCTGGGGACATTCGTATCGGCGTTCTGGATCCTCAGCGTGAATAGCTGGATGCAGACCCCGACCGGCTACGAAATCGGAGCCAACGGCCAGTTCCTGCCGGGAGAGAGCTGGGCGGAGATCATCTTCAATCCCAGCTTTCCCTACCGCCTGGTCCACACGGTGATCGCGGCCTACCTGACCACCGCTTTCGTCGTCGGCGGGGTAGGCGCATGGCACCTGCTCAAGGACAGCGCCAACCGGCACGCACGCAAGATGTTCTCGATGGCGATGTGGATGGCCGCGCTGGTCGCCCCGGTGCAGATCTTCGCGGGGGACATGCACGGGCTCAACACGCTTGAACACCAGCCGGTCAAGGTCATGGCGATGGAAGGGCACTACGAAAGTCACCCTGACGGCGCGCCGCTCTACCTGTTCGGTATTCCCGACGACAAGGAACAGCGGCTCGACTACGCCGTGGGCATTCCCAAGCTGTCGAGCGTGATCCTCAAGCATGATCCCGATGCGCCCCTGGCCGGGCTGGATACGGTGCCCGATGCGGACCAGCCGCCGGTATTCGCGGTTTTCTGGGCGTTCCGGATCATGGTCGGGATCGGCTTCCTGATGCTTGGCATCGGGCTGTGGAGCCTCGTCGCCCGTTGGCGCAAGCGCCTGTACGATTGGCGCCTGTTGCATCGCGCCGCGATCCTGATGGGCCCGGCCGGCTTCGTCGCGGTGATCGCCGGATGGATCACGACCGAAGCCGGACGCCAGCCTTTCACCGTCTATGGCCTGCTGCGCACCGCCGAGAGTGCAAGCCCTCTGGCGGCACCAGCAGTGGCCATGTCGCTGCTGGCCTTCGTGCTTGTCTATTTTGCGGTCTTTGGCGTCGGGACTTGGTACATCCTGCGCCTGATGAGCGGCGCGCCGCATGCTGGTGAGAAAGGGGTCAAACGGACCGAGAAGGGGCCGGTGCGGACCGCCGGTATCACTCCCGGACCGACGCAGAATCCGGGCAAGGATCCCGACACGCTACCCTCGAGCCAACAGGAGGCGCGCGATGGCGTTTGA
- the cydB gene encoding cytochrome d ubiquinol oxidase subunit II gives MAFDLTTIWAFIIAFAVFAYVIMDGFDLGIGILFPFFEVGDERDQAMNSIAPVWDGNETWLVLGGGGLFAAFPLAYAIILPATYPLIIAMLLGLVFRGVAFEFRWRDPGHRAFWDFAFTAGSLVAALAQGMVLGALLQGIEVADRAYAGSWFDWLTPYTLLTGLGVVAGYALLGATWLIIKVEGRALDHAYRIARPAFVATLILLGAVSLYTPFLEGQYWQRWFTMPSFLFASQVPLLTAILAYALMRALAKRRTYAPFLLALGLFLLGMIGLGVSMWPYVVPDQVTIWDAAAPERSQVFMLVGTAIILPVILAYTGWAYWVFRGKVGSEGYH, from the coding sequence ATGGCGTTTGACCTGACCACGATCTGGGCCTTCATCATCGCCTTTGCGGTGTTCGCCTATGTGATCATGGATGGCTTCGACCTTGGCATTGGGATCCTGTTTCCCTTTTTCGAGGTGGGCGACGAACGCGATCAGGCGATGAACTCGATCGCCCCCGTGTGGGACGGCAATGAGACCTGGCTGGTACTGGGCGGGGGCGGGCTCTTCGCGGCATTCCCGCTGGCCTATGCCATCATCCTGCCCGCGACCTATCCCCTGATCATCGCCATGCTGTTGGGCCTCGTGTTTCGCGGCGTCGCCTTCGAGTTCCGCTGGCGCGACCCGGGGCACCGCGCTTTCTGGGACTTCGCCTTCACCGCGGGGTCGCTGGTCGCCGCTCTGGCCCAAGGCATGGTGCTGGGCGCGCTGTTGCAGGGCATCGAAGTTGCCGACCGGGCCTATGCCGGAAGCTGGTTCGACTGGCTGACGCCCTATACGCTGCTGACCGGGCTGGGCGTGGTTGCAGGCTATGCCCTGCTCGGTGCGACCTGGTTGATCATCAAGGTAGAAGGGCGTGCCCTGGACCACGCCTATCGGATTGCACGGCCGGCCTTTGTGGCGACCCTGATCCTGCTCGGCGCCGTGAGCCTCTATACCCCCTTCCTCGAAGGACAGTATTGGCAACGCTGGTTCACCATGCCCAGCTTCCTGTTTGCCAGTCAGGTGCCGCTGCTTACCGCGATTCTCGCCTATGCCCTGATGCGCGCACTCGCGAAGCGGAGGACCTATGCACCCTTCCTTTTGGCGCTGGGGCTGTTCCTGCTCGGCATGATCGGCCTGGGCGTTTCGATGTGGCCCTATGTCGTGCCCGACCAGGTTACGATCTGGGATGCCGCGGCGCCGGAACGCAGCCAGGTCTTCATGCTGGTCGGCACCGCCATCATCCTCCCTGTCATTCTCGCCTATACCGGCTGGGCCTATTGGGTCTTCCGCGGCAAGGTAGGATCGGAAGGTTACCACTGA
- a CDS encoding type I restriction endonuclease, producing the protein MDLEVRLAELAKTVRDHKEVLLTEEAAKNALVMPFIQALGYNVFSPTEVTPEFTCDVGTKKGEKVDYAVFDRGRLAMLLECKPSNSVLSINHASQLYRYFSVTDARVAILTNGVVFKFFSDTESPNRMDDRPFFTLDLENLRKQDIRTLEKFVKGSFDIDQIVREAGKLKLQTLVYGELEKEFAEPSEDFVRLIAQRVNPGRFTASVRETFTSLISSSLSALIRDRVNERLTSALEKGGDEPQDIEESSGEDIETTPEEIEGFNIVRAIAARKVDPTRVIMRDAKSYCAILLDDNNRKSIARLHFNSATSRHFGTFEGKEETRHSVGEPVDIYKFEKAILKRLDELGAAG; encoded by the coding sequence ATGGACTTGGAGGTACGGCTCGCTGAACTCGCGAAGACGGTTCGCGATCACAAGGAAGTCCTATTAACCGAAGAGGCGGCAAAGAACGCGCTAGTGATGCCGTTCATTCAAGCTTTAGGCTACAACGTCTTCAGCCCGACTGAGGTAACCCCTGAGTTCACTTGCGACGTGGGCACGAAGAAGGGCGAGAAGGTCGACTACGCCGTGTTTGATCGCGGGAGGCTCGCCATGCTGCTGGAGTGTAAACCGTCCAACTCCGTGCTCAGCATTAATCACGCGTCCCAGCTCTATCGCTACTTCAGCGTGACGGATGCGCGGGTGGCGATCCTGACTAACGGCGTGGTGTTCAAGTTCTTCTCCGATACCGAGTCGCCCAACCGGATGGATGATCGCCCCTTCTTCACGCTCGATCTAGAGAACCTCCGAAAGCAGGATATCCGGACGCTTGAGAAGTTCGTCAAGGGAAGCTTCGACATTGATCAGATTGTGCGCGAGGCCGGGAAGCTCAAACTACAGACGCTGGTGTACGGGGAGCTTGAGAAGGAGTTCGCCGAGCCGTCAGAAGACTTCGTTCGTTTGATTGCTCAACGCGTTAACCCGGGACGCTTCACAGCCTCGGTGAGGGAGACATTCACCTCACTCATCTCTTCCTCTTTGAGCGCGCTCATCAGAGATCGGGTCAACGAAAGGCTGACTTCGGCTCTCGAAAAGGGCGGAGATGAACCGCAAGATATTGAGGAAAGCAGCGGCGAGGACATAGAGACGACCCCAGAGGAGATCGAAGGGTTCAATATCGTGCGCGCTATCGCGGCCCGGAAGGTGGATCCAACGCGAGTTATCATGCGGGATGCAAAATCCTACTGCGCCATCCTCCTGGACGACAACAACCGGAAGAGCATCGCCCGGCTGCACTTCAATAGCGCCACAAGTCGCCACTTCGGGACCTTTGAGGGCAAGGAAGAGACCCGGCACTCCGTCGGGGAGCCTGTCGATATCTACAAGTTCGAAAAGGCGATCTTGAAGCGCCTTGACGAGTTGGGTGCGGCGGGATGA
- a CDS encoding sulfite exporter TauE/SafE family protein has translation MDTIYLLTGALSGAAVGFVLGLIGGGGSILAVPLMVYLVGVPSPHVAIGTSALAVAANALAGLVYHARAKTVKWKCGSMYAAAGVVGAFAGSTLGKNFDGHKLLFLFALLMIVVGILMLRGRGAESDADVVLSRKNAPKLFVYGMGTGAFSGFFGIGGGFLIVPGLIAATRMPIGNAVGTSLVAVTAFGITTAANYAFSGLIDWPLAGLFVLGGLLGSQFGTALSKRLSSTNALTNIFAGVIFVVAAYMLWQSWLAM, from the coding sequence ATGGACACGATCTACCTACTCACCGGCGCACTTTCGGGTGCTGCCGTGGGTTTCGTACTTGGCCTGATCGGTGGCGGAGGGTCGATCCTCGCAGTGCCGCTGATGGTCTATCTGGTGGGCGTGCCCAGTCCGCATGTGGCAATCGGGACCAGCGCGCTGGCGGTCGCGGCCAATGCGCTTGCCGGTCTCGTCTACCATGCGCGGGCCAAGACCGTGAAGTGGAAGTGCGGGTCGATGTATGCCGCAGCCGGTGTCGTCGGCGCCTTCGCGGGTTCGACGCTGGGCAAGAATTTCGACGGCCACAAGCTGTTGTTCCTGTTCGCACTGCTGATGATCGTAGTCGGCATATTGATGCTGCGCGGTAGAGGCGCGGAATCGGACGCAGACGTTGTATTGAGCCGCAAGAATGCACCCAAGCTCTTCGTCTATGGCATGGGAACGGGCGCCTTTTCGGGCTTCTTCGGTATCGGCGGTGGCTTCCTGATCGTGCCCGGCCTGATCGCGGCGACGCGCATGCCGATCGGCAATGCCGTTGGAACCAGCCTGGTGGCAGTCACCGCATTCGGGATCACAACTGCGGCGAACTATGCCTTTTCGGGCCTGATCGACTGGCCGTTGGCCGGCCTGTTCGTGCTCGGCGGCCTGCTGGGTAGCCAGTTCGGCACCGCCCTGTCGAAACGCCTGTCGAGTACAAATGCGCTGACCAATATCTTTGCCGGGGTGATCTTCGTGGTCGCGGCGTACATGCTGTGGCAGAGCTGGCTGGCGATGTGA